A stretch of the Clostridiales bacterium genome encodes the following:
- a CDS encoding deoxyribonuclease IV: protein MLKIGCHLSASRGYLHMGKEIISIGGNTFQFFTRNPRGGSAKPLDEADTAAFRQFAAEHGIEVILAHAPYTLNGCSADPAIRDFAARTMADDLQRMEATPGNLYNFHPGSHVGQGTEAGITMIADMLNGLLRPEQTTTVLLETMAGKGSEVGGRFEELREILDRVTLKEKMGVCLDTCHVHDAGYDIVNHPDEVLAEFDRVIGLDRLRAVHVNDSKNPLGARKDRHEKIGEGFIGTEAILRLMRHPALRELPFNLETPNELDGYEREIRMLKELY from the coding sequence ATGCTGAAAATCGGATGCCACCTGTCCGCATCCCGCGGATACCTCCATATGGGAAAGGAAATCATTTCCATCGGCGGAAACACATTCCAGTTCTTTACCCGGAATCCCCGGGGCGGGAGCGCGAAACCGCTGGATGAGGCGGATACGGCTGCCTTCCGGCAGTTCGCGGCGGAACATGGGATTGAAGTGATCCTGGCCCATGCGCCCTATACCCTGAACGGATGTTCCGCGGATCCGGCGATCCGGGACTTTGCGGCCCGGACCATGGCGGATGACCTGCAGCGCATGGAAGCCACTCCCGGCAACCTGTACAACTTCCATCCCGGCTCCCACGTGGGGCAGGGGACGGAGGCGGGAATCACCATGATTGCCGATATGCTCAACGGCCTCCTGCGGCCGGAGCAGACCACAACGGTGCTGCTGGAGACCATGGCGGGAAAAGGCAGCGAGGTCGGCGGCCGGTTTGAGGAGCTGCGGGAGATCCTGGACCGGGTGACGCTGAAGGAAAAGATGGGGGTATGCCTGGATACCTGCCATGTGCATGATGCCGGATACGATATCGTGAACCATCCGGATGAGGTGCTGGCGGAGTTTGACCGGGTGATCGGGCTGGACCGGCTGCGGGCGGTGCACGTCAATGACAGCAAGAATCCGCTGGGCGCCCGGAAAGACCGCCATGAAAAGATCGGGGAAGGCTTTATCGGAACGGAAGCCATCCTGCGGCTGATGCGCCATCCGGCACTGCGGGAACTGCCGTTCAACCTGGAAACACCGAATGAACTGGACGGCTATGAACGGGAAATCCGGATGCTGAAGGAACTGTACTGA
- a CDS encoding transglycosylase domain-containing protein gives MSARRRRNQPDDGFDLPEENGEFAEYETADDLFSGNGSGEEYPEEYPDDPETEYTDYAEYAAAENGGEPEDESPAEYPRSIFRPETRKPNFIVSVLVHTVRVMLIIVLLAGFAGIGALVGIAKGYVDTAPELDLVTLNSQDQNSSFYDRNKGFLTTYRGAENREVVPLNAVPKRLRNAFIAVEDARFYSHNGVDVKRIAGAFIANLTTSGTQGGSTITQQLIKNTLLSSEQSYKRKIQEAYLALQLETKYSKDEILETYLNTIYLGESYYGIKVAAKGFFGKELEELTLRECAMLAGVTNNPYYYNPRRNFYTRSDGETDFAAVTNNRTDYVLRCMYENQFITREEYEAAKNPATAGVLQAEPGSDSKGIYDYPHYIEYAVKETVQILLEVNGLPDTAANRAAMENKLRTGGYKIQLAIDPEIQKTVEETLQNWTKYPSLRDPSDKVFRSRNSDGTYTEIVEPQAACVVLDYRMGELMAIVGSRTEVTARKTLNRATDMKMPVGSSIKPIAVYAPALELGASPASVVYNMPIPIAGWKDAKGNDSWPTNYGGGGYAGPETLRTAMAKSHNTAAAQTLMNMVGVDRSVDFLHRMGVDDGHIDATPFGLSLGSSGITPLQMTVAFGVLASGGVYQKPISVLGISDANGDTVWDGHQHQDRRRVFSPSTSWMIVDMLKSVVSSGTGTSAKIKGQTVGGKTGTNSDQKGVFFSGITGYYASALWVGHDNYKALSSKSTGSGAAAPLWQAYMSKIHAGLDNRDILDGSYQDYDLIRVETCAVSGQLATDACRYDAMGYGTVTDYWRNGTQPTQYCQMHTVQNVCLDSNMPAGPYCTRVEQRGVVSIPQGHVLAGLIGTKYQPELEQYLGTGSVVGAQTCTLHTTAAPQGTQYGGGTVPDRVISDARQVIASAQNVLATLDPSGERYRAIVSAATYLQSLIDGGTATQAEITAAMTSLARALAGDY, from the coding sequence ATGTCAGCAAGACGGAGACGGAACCAGCCGGACGACGGATTTGACCTGCCGGAGGAGAACGGGGAATTTGCGGAATACGAAACAGCGGATGACCTGTTCAGCGGCAACGGTTCCGGAGAAGAGTATCCGGAGGAATATCCGGATGATCCGGAAACTGAATATACGGATTACGCGGAATATGCAGCGGCAGAGAACGGCGGGGAACCGGAGGATGAATCCCCCGCGGAGTATCCCCGCAGCATTTTCCGGCCTGAAACGCGGAAGCCGAACTTTATCGTCAGCGTCCTGGTCCATACGGTCCGGGTGATGCTGATTATTGTGCTGCTTGCGGGATTTGCCGGCATCGGCGCGCTGGTAGGCATTGCCAAGGGATATGTGGACACGGCGCCGGAACTGGACCTGGTCACCCTGAACAGCCAGGACCAGAACTCATCGTTCTATGACCGGAACAAGGGATTCCTGACCACCTACCGCGGCGCCGAAAACCGCGAGGTGGTCCCGCTGAACGCCGTACCGAAGCGCCTGCGCAACGCGTTTATTGCGGTGGAGGACGCGCGGTTCTATTCCCATAACGGGGTGGACGTCAAGCGGATCGCCGGCGCATTTATCGCCAACCTGACCACATCCGGCACCCAGGGCGGATCCACGATCACCCAGCAGCTGATCAAGAACACGCTGCTTTCATCTGAGCAGAGCTACAAGCGGAAGATCCAGGAAGCGTACCTGGCCCTGCAGCTGGAAACCAAATATTCCAAGGATGAAATCCTGGAGACCTATCTGAATACCATCTACCTGGGGGAAAGCTACTACGGCATCAAGGTCGCGGCCAAGGGCTTCTTCGGCAAGGAGCTGGAGGAGCTGACCCTGCGCGAGTGCGCGATGCTGGCGGGCGTGACCAACAACCCGTACTATTACAACCCCCGGCGGAATTTCTATACCCGCAGCGACGGGGAAACGGATTTTGCCGCGGTGACGAACAACCGGACGGATTATGTGCTTCGGTGCATGTATGAAAACCAGTTCATCACCCGGGAAGAATACGAAGCCGCCAAGAATCCCGCAACGGCGGGCGTACTGCAGGCCGAACCGGGTTCCGATTCGAAGGGAATCTATGATTATCCGCACTATATCGAATACGCGGTCAAGGAAACGGTCCAGATCCTGCTGGAGGTGAACGGCCTTCCGGATACCGCCGCGAACCGCGCCGCGATGGAAAACAAGCTGCGGACCGGCGGCTATAAAATCCAGCTGGCGATTGACCCGGAGATCCAGAAGACCGTCGAGGAAACCCTGCAGAACTGGACCAAGTACCCGTCGCTCCGGGATCCTTCCGACAAGGTTTTCCGCAGCCGGAACTCCGATGGCACCTATACGGAAATTGTCGAGCCGCAGGCGGCCTGCGTGGTGCTGGATTACCGCATGGGCGAACTGATGGCGATTGTGGGAAGCCGGACGGAAGTGACGGCCAGGAAGACGCTGAACCGTGCCACGGACATGAAGATGCCGGTCGGTTCCTCCATCAAGCCGATCGCCGTATACGCACCCGCGCTGGAGCTGGGCGCCAGCCCGGCCTCCGTGGTTTACAACATGCCGATCCCGATTGCCGGATGGAAGGACGCGAAGGGAAACGACAGCTGGCCGACCAACTACGGCGGAGGCGGATATGCCGGGCCGGAAACCCTGCGGACCGCCATGGCAAAATCGCATAATACGGCTGCGGCCCAGACGCTGATGAACATGGTCGGCGTGGATCGGAGCGTGGACTTCCTGCACCGGATGGGTGTGGATGACGGCCATATTGACGCGACCCCCTTCGGCCTGAGCCTGGGCTCCTCCGGAATCACCCCCCTGCAGATGACGGTGGCCTTCGGTGTCCTTGCCAGCGGCGGCGTTTACCAGAAGCCGATTTCCGTCCTGGGGATCTCCGATGCCAACGGGGATACGGTATGGGACGGACACCAGCACCAGGACCGCCGGCGGGTATTCTCCCCCAGCACATCCTGGATGATTGTGGACATGCTCAAGAGCGTTGTGTCCTCCGGAACCGGCACCTCCGCAAAGATCAAGGGGCAGACGGTCGGCGGCAAGACCGGTACCAACTCCGACCAGAAGGGCGTATTCTTCTCCGGAATCACCGGGTATTACGCAAGCGCCCTGTGGGTGGGACATGACAACTATAAGGCGCTGTCCTCCAAGTCCACCGGCTCCGGCGCTGCGGCGCCCCTGTGGCAGGCCTATATGAGCAAGATCCATGCGGGGCTGGACAACCGGGATATCCTGGACGGAAGCTACCAGGATTACGACCTGATCCGGGTGGAGACCTGCGCGGTCAGCGGCCAGCTGGCCACGGATGCCTGCCGGTATGACGCCATGGGCTACGGTACCGTGACGGATTACTGGCGGAACGGCACCCAGCCGACGCAGTACTGCCAGATGCATACCGTACAGAACGTATGCCTGGACAGCAATATGCCGGCTGGACCGTACTGCACGCGCGTGGAACAGCGGGGCGTGGTTTCGATCCCGCAGGGCCATGTGCTGGCTGGCCTGATCGGAACGAAATACCAGCCGGAACTGGAACAGTACCTGGGAACCGGTTCGGTGGTGGGTGCCCAGACCTGTACGCTGCATACCACGGCGGCGCCCCAGGGAACGCAGTACGGCGGAGGCACGGTGCCGGACCGGGTGATCAGCGACGCCCGCCAGGTGATTGCCAGTGCGCAGAATGTGCTGGCCACGCTGGATCCCTCGGGTGAACGGTACCGTGCGATTGTCAGCGCGGCCACATACCTGCAGAGCCTGATTGACGGCGGCACGGCCACCCAGGCGGAAATCACCGCAGCGATGACATCACTGGCCCGCGCGCTGGCCGGGGACTATTGA